A stretch of the Streptococcus himalayensis genome encodes the following:
- a CDS encoding IS630 family transposase (programmed frameshift), translating into MNATQEQITELKSALKAKHLSAYHKRIQAVYLRSQKFTYKAISDLIGLSHDTIWRLVKKYEQEGLSALTHDARGGRHRSYLTYEEEKTFLEEQFVGSASGQFVTIAEMHEAYQTKIGKQTTREGFYALLKRHGWRKVTPRPEHPKKQMPKRFWRLKIKSTFKKTRKRFKNSRRYQKVRLMYQDEAGFGRISKIGKSWVPKGVRPHVHSHYIREYRYCYGAVDAHTGESFFIIAGGCNTDWMNEFLRQLSQAYPNDYILLVMDNAVWHKSRTLEKPTNIGFEFIPPYTPEMNPIEQVWAEIRKRGFKNKAFKTLDDVINKLQEVIQCLHWSVLKPIVHRNWLFSDFDVK; encoded by the exons ATGAACGCTACACAAGAACAAATCACAGAACTCAAATCAGCTCTCAAGGCTAAACACCTCTCTGCCTATCACAAACGGATTCAAGCGGTCTATTTACGCTCTCAAAAGTTTACCTACAAGGCCATTTCTGACTTAATCGGTTTATCTCATGATACGATTTGGCGTTTGGTGAAAAAATATGAACAAGAAGGCCTCTCTGCCCTTACCCATGATGCACGAGGGGGGCGTCATCGTTCTTATCTTACTTACGAAGAAGAAAAAACATTCTTAGAAGAACAGTTTGTTGGTAGTGCTTCAGGACAATTTGTCACTATTGCAGAAATGCACGAGGCTTACCAAACTAAAATTGGGAAACAAACGACGCGAGAAGGGTTTTATGCACTGTTGAAGCGTCACGGTTGGCGCAAAGTAACACCAAGACCTGAACACCCTAAAAAG CAGATGCCAAAACGATTTTGGCGTCTAAAAATAAAATCTACCTTCAAGAAGACGAGAAAGCGCTTTAAGAATAGTAGACGTTACCAGAAGGTCAGACTCATGTATCAAGATGAAGCAGGATTCGGACGGATTAGTAAAATTGGGAAGTCTTGGGTGCCAAAAGGAGTACGACCTCATGTTCACAGCCACTATATTCGAGAATATCGCTACTGCTATGGAGCTGTCGATGCCCATACAGGGGAATCTTTCTTTATCATTGCTGGGGGATGTAACACCGATTGGATGAATGAATTTTTAAGACAACTGTCCCAAGCCTACCCTAATGACTATATCTTACTCGTGATGGATAACGCCGTATGGCATAAATCACGGACGTTAGAGAAACCTACCAACATTGGCTTTGAGTTCATTCCACCTTATACGCCTGAGATGAATCCCATTGAACAAGTCTGGGCTGAGATTCGTAAGAGAGGTTTCAAGAATAAGGCCTTTAAGACGCTAGACGATGTCATTAACAAGCTGCAAGAGGTGATTCAATGTCTGCATTGGTCTGTGTTAAAACCCATTGTTCACAGAAATTGGCTCTTTTCAGATTTTGATGTTAAATGA
- a CDS encoding LacI family DNA-binding transcriptional regulator yields MVAKLTDVAELAGVSPTTVSRVINQKGYLSEKTIHKVKEAMRELGYKPNNLARSLQGKSAKLIGLIFPNIRHIFYAELIDKLEHELFKHGYKTIICNSEHDSTKEREYIEMLEANQVDGIISGSHNLGISDYDRVTAPIISFDRNLSPSIPVVSSDNYAGGVLAAETLAKSGAKKIAMITGNDNSNSPTGLRHAGFASVLPNAPIINVSSDFSPIRKEMEIKTILTQEKPDAIFASDDLTAILVSKVAQELGIAIPQELKIIGYDGTYFIETYYPQLATIKQPLKDIACLLVDLLLQKIEGKEVSTRGYFLPVSLLPGKSI; encoded by the coding sequence ATGGTCGCAAAACTAACTGATGTCGCTGAACTAGCCGGAGTCAGCCCGACAACGGTCTCTCGTGTCATCAACCAAAAAGGATATTTATCCGAAAAAACAATTCACAAAGTCAAAGAAGCCATGAGAGAATTAGGATATAAACCCAATAATCTTGCTCGTAGCTTACAGGGAAAATCCGCCAAACTTATCGGTCTGATTTTCCCCAATATTCGACATATTTTTTATGCAGAATTGATTGATAAACTGGAGCATGAACTCTTCAAACACGGCTATAAAACCATTATTTGTAACAGTGAGCATGACTCTACCAAAGAGCGAGAATATATCGAAATGTTGGAAGCCAATCAAGTCGATGGCATCATTTCTGGTAGCCATAATCTAGGAATTTCCGATTATGACAGGGTTACAGCACCGATTATTTCTTTTGATAGAAATTTATCGCCTTCGATCCCTGTCGTATCCTCAGATAACTACGCAGGTGGTGTCTTAGCAGCCGAAACTCTTGCCAAGTCTGGTGCTAAAAAAATTGCCATGATCACTGGAAATGATAATTCGAACTCCCCTACTGGACTTCGGCATGCTGGTTTTGCTTCTGTCTTACCAAATGCTCCGATTATTAATGTTTCTAGCGATTTTTCTCCAATTCGCAAGGAAATGGAAATCAAGACCATCTTAACCCAAGAAAAGCCAGACGCGATTTTTGCATCGGATGACTTAACCGCTATTCTAGTCAGCAAAGTTGCCCAGGAGTTAGGAATTGCTATTCCCCAAGAACTCAAGATTATCGGCTATGATGGGACTTATTTTATCGAAACCTACTATCCCCAGCTTGCGACCATCAAGCAACCCCTCAAGGACATCGCCTGCCTGCTGGTAGACTTGCTCTTGCAAAAAATAGAGGGAAAGGAAGTTTCAACTCGAGGCTATTTTCTCCCCGTTAGTTTATTACCAGGAAAAAGCATTTAA
- a CDS encoding sucrose-6-phosphate hydrolase — protein sequence MTWTTEKRYRRYEDWTKEECQNIKETIASSPWRATYHVEPETGLLNDPNGFSYFDGKWVVFYQNFPFGAAHGLKSWVQLESEDLVHFTPTGVKVLPDTDLDSHGAYSGSAMQFGDKLFLFYTGNVRDENWIRHPYQIGALLDKQGNLTKIDKVLIEQPEEATDHFRDPQIFTYHDQYYTIVGGQTKDKKGYIKLYKAVDNDYSNWEVVGDLNFENDNTAYMMECPNLVFIDEQPVLLYCPQGLAKDVYQYDNIYPNMYKIGQSFDTDSATMVNPGPLLNLDYGFECYATQAFNAPDGRALAVSWLGLPDVEYPSDRFNHQGTFSLVKELTLKDGKLYQYPVAAITDLRSHKEELADKCQTNNTYELELEIPANEQTELILFADQDGKGLQVLFDTENGLVSLDRSQAGEQYALDFGTKRTCPIDNQSINVNIFIDKSVFELFINKGEKVFSGRVFPNQDQTGILLKQGNPTGHYYELEYGRKTN from the coding sequence GTGACTTGGACAACTGAGAAGCGCTATCGTCGCTACGAAGACTGGACAAAAGAAGAATGCCAGAACATTAAAGAAACTATTGCATCCTCTCCTTGGAGAGCTACTTATCATGTGGAACCAGAAACAGGGCTCTTAAATGATCCCAACGGTTTTTCTTATTTTGACGGAAAATGGGTCGTTTTCTACCAAAACTTTCCCTTTGGAGCTGCACATGGCTTAAAATCATGGGTACAGCTAGAAAGTGAGGATTTGGTGCACTTTACCCCTACGGGTGTTAAAGTCCTTCCTGATACAGATCTGGATAGCCATGGAGCCTATTCTGGCTCTGCTATGCAGTTTGGAGATAAGCTATTTTTATTTTACACAGGAAATGTCCGCGATGAAAACTGGATTCGCCATCCTTACCAAATCGGGGCCCTCCTTGACAAACAGGGAAATCTTACAAAAATCGATAAAGTGCTAATCGAGCAACCTGAGGAAGCAACCGACCATTTCCGTGATCCTCAGATTTTTACCTATCACGATCAATACTACACCATCGTAGGTGGACAAACGAAGGACAAAAAAGGCTACATTAAACTCTACAAAGCAGTCGATAATGACTATAGCAACTGGGAAGTTGTTGGCGATTTGAACTTTGAAAATGACAATACCGCCTATATGATGGAATGTCCAAATCTCGTATTTATCGATGAACAGCCTGTTCTCCTCTATTGCCCACAAGGCTTAGCAAAAGATGTGTACCAATATGATAATATCTATCCAAACATGTACAAAATAGGTCAATCGTTTGACACAGATTCTGCAACAATGGTCAATCCTGGTCCCCTCCTCAATCTCGACTACGGCTTTGAATGCTATGCTACGCAGGCCTTTAACGCACCAGATGGACGAGCCCTTGCTGTCAGCTGGCTTGGACTGCCAGATGTAGAATATCCTTCTGACCGTTTTAATCACCAAGGAACCTTCTCACTCGTTAAGGAATTAACTTTAAAAGACGGAAAACTCTATCAATATCCTGTAGCTGCCATCACCGACTTACGCAGTCACAAAGAAGAATTAGCCGATAAATGCCAGACAAATAATACCTACGAACTTGAATTGGAAATCCCAGCTAATGAGCAGACCGAACTGATTTTATTTGCTGATCAAGATGGAAAAGGATTGCAGGTCTTATTTGACACTGAAAATGGCTTGGTGAGCCTAGACCGCAGTCAGGCTGGTGAGCAATACGCTCTTGATTTTGGGACAAAACGGACTTGCCCTATTGACAATCAGTCTATAAATGTTAATATATTTATTGATAAGTCAGTATTTGAATTATTCATCAATAAAGGAGAAAAGGTATTCTCCGGTCGCGTCTTCCCAAATCAGGATCAAACAGGTATCCTGCTCAAACAGGGCAATCCGACTGGACATTACTATGAATTAGAATATGGTCGCAAAACTAACTGA
- a CDS encoding sucrose-specific PTS transporter subunit IIBC: protein MNNTEIAKNVIEALGGRENVNSVAHCSTRLRVMVKDENKIDKARVEDIEKVQGAFFNSGQYQIIFGTGIVNKIYDEVVALGLPTSSKDEMKAEAAKQGNAFQRAIRTFGDVFVPIIPAIVATGLFMGFRGLLTQEAIMSFFGIAEYNPDFITYTQILTDTAFIVLPALVVWSTFRVFGGNQTIGIVLGMMLISGSLPNAWAVASGGDVTPMQFFGFIPVVGLQGSVLPAFIIGIVGAKFEKFVRKYVPEVLDLLVTPFVTLLVMSILGLFVIGPVFHVVENYILAATNALLALPFGLPGLLIGGVHQVIVVSGVHHIFNLLESQLVANTGANPFNAIITAAMTAQGAATIAVGVKTKNPKLKALAFPAALAAFLGITEPAIFGVNLRFRKPFFLSLIAGAIGGAVASLLGLAGTGFGITIIPGTLLYVNGQLFSYILMVAVSFVAGFTLTYMFGFEDEEAPAQKVEEKVVATEETTAPTLADETIQAPIVGQAVALETVNDPVFSSGAMGKGIAIKPTEGVVYAPADAEVTIAFQTGHAYGLKTASGAEILIHVGIDTVSMNGEGFDQKVAQGATVKAGDVLGTFDAAKIAAAGLDDTTMVIVTNTADYASVTPVAEGSLAKGDAIIEVKK from the coding sequence ATGAATAATACTGAAATTGCAAAAAATGTCATCGAAGCCTTGGGCGGACGTGAGAATGTCAACAGTGTAGCTCACTGTTCCACTCGTCTACGTGTCATGGTAAAAGATGAAAATAAAATCGACAAAGCACGTGTCGAAGACATTGAGAAGGTACAAGGTGCTTTCTTTAATTCAGGCCAATACCAAATCATCTTTGGTACGGGTATTGTAAATAAGATCTATGATGAAGTCGTAGCACTTGGTTTGCCAACTTCTTCAAAAGATGAGATGAAAGCAGAAGCTGCTAAGCAAGGAAATGCCTTCCAACGTGCCATTCGTACATTTGGTGACGTCTTTGTTCCAATCATTCCAGCAATCGTAGCAACTGGTTTGTTCATGGGCTTCCGTGGCTTGTTGACACAAGAAGCGATTATGTCCTTCTTTGGTATAGCCGAGTATAACCCTGACTTTATCACCTATACTCAAATTTTAACAGATACAGCCTTTATCGTCCTTCCAGCCCTTGTGGTATGGTCAACCTTCCGTGTATTTGGTGGAAACCAAACCATCGGTATCGTACTTGGAATGATGCTCATCTCTGGTTCTTTACCAAACGCTTGGGCAGTAGCTTCAGGTGGGGATGTGACGCCAATGCAATTCTTTGGCTTTATTCCAGTCGTTGGTTTGCAAGGTTCTGTTCTTCCAGCCTTCATTATCGGTATTGTTGGTGCTAAATTTGAGAAATTTGTCCGCAAGTATGTCCCAGAAGTACTTGACCTCTTGGTAACACCATTTGTGACTCTCCTTGTGATGTCTATTCTTGGGTTGTTTGTCATTGGTCCAGTCTTCCACGTGGTTGAAAACTACATTTTAGCTGCGACAAATGCTCTTCTTGCTCTTCCATTTGGTCTTCCAGGTCTTTTGATTGGGGGCGTTCACCAAGTAATCGTGGTATCAGGTGTTCACCATATCTTTAACTTATTGGAATCTCAATTGGTGGCAAATACCGGAGCAAACCCATTTAATGCCATTATCACTGCGGCTATGACAGCACAAGGTGCGGCAACCATCGCAGTTGGTGTGAAAACAAAAAATCCTAAATTGAAAGCTCTTGCTTTCCCAGCAGCTCTTGCAGCATTCTTGGGAATTACAGAGCCAGCTATCTTTGGTGTCAACTTACGCTTCCGTAAACCATTCTTCCTTTCATTGATTGCAGGTGCAATCGGTGGAGCGGTTGCTTCCCTTCTAGGACTTGCAGGTACTGGATTTGGGATTACAATTATTCCAGGTACTCTCCTTTACGTGAACGGACAACTCTTCTCTTACATCTTGATGGTTGCGGTATCATTCGTAGCAGGTTTCACGCTTACTTACATGTTCGGATTTGAAGATGAAGAAGCTCCTGCTCAAAAAGTAGAAGAAAAAGTAGTTGCGACTGAAGAAACAACAGCACCAACTCTAGCTGATGAGACTATTCAAGCTCCAATCGTTGGTCAAGCAGTGGCACTTGAAACTGTTAATGACCCAGTCTTCTCAAGTGGAGCAATGGGGAAAGGAATTGCTATCAAGCCAACTGAAGGTGTAGTCTATGCACCAGCAGATGCAGAAGTGACAATTGCATTCCAAACAGGTCATGCTTATGGCTTGAAAACAGCAAGTGGTGCTGAAATTCTCATCCACGTCGGAATTGATACAGTTTCGATGAATGGGGAAGGATTTGACCAAAAAGTTGCACAAGGCGCTACAGTAAAAGCCGGTGATGTGCTTGGAACGTTTGATGCTGCTAAAATTGCAGCAGCAGGTCTCGATGATACTACGATGGTCATCGTAACCAATACTGCAGATTATGCTTCTGTAACACCAGTAGCGGAAGGTAGCCTAGCAAAAGGCGATGCCATTATCGAAGTGAAAAAATAA
- the scrK gene encoding fructokinase ScrK, with product MTKLYGSLEAGGTKFVCAVGDEQFELVEKTQFPTTTPYETLDKTVEFFSRFENLAGLAVGSFGPIDIDPNSTTYGYITTTPKPHWANVDIVGALRKALNVPIYFTTDVNSSAYGEVIARKRKGSHVDNLVYYTIGTGIGAGAIQRGTFVGGVGHPEMGHYYVAKHPMDVEKEFNGVCPFHNGCLEGLAAGPSLEARTGIRGENIELNSSVWDIQAYYIAQAAIQATVTFRPDVIVFGGGVMAQEHMLHRVREKFTSLLKGYLPVPDVHDYIVTPAVAGNGSATLGNFVLAKEVADKLADKK from the coding sequence ATGACAAAATTATATGGAAGTTTGGAAGCTGGGGGTACAAAATTTGTTTGTGCCGTTGGTGATGAACAGTTTGAATTAGTGGAGAAAACGCAATTTCCAACAACGACTCCTTATGAAACGTTGGATAAAACGGTTGAGTTTTTCTCACGATTTGAAAATTTAGCGGGTCTTGCAGTGGGCTCCTTTGGACCGATTGACATCGATCCCAATTCGACGACTTATGGCTACATCACGACAACCCCAAAACCTCACTGGGCAAATGTGGACATTGTCGGTGCCTTGCGAAAGGCCTTGAATGTGCCGATTTACTTTACCACAGATGTGAATAGCTCTGCTTATGGGGAAGTAATTGCTCGTAAGCGTAAGGGATCACATGTGGACAATCTTGTCTATTATACGATTGGAACAGGGATTGGAGCTGGTGCCATTCAGCGAGGAACCTTTGTCGGAGGTGTCGGTCACCCAGAAATGGGCCACTACTACGTTGCCAAACATCCGATGGATGTGGAAAAGGAATTTAACGGTGTTTGTCCCTTCCATAACGGCTGCTTGGAGGGCTTAGCTGCTGGACCAAGCTTAGAAGCTCGTACAGGAATTCGTGGAGAGAATATTGAGCTTAATAGTTCTGTTTGGGATATTCAAGCTTATTACATCGCTCAGGCAGCCATTCAAGCAACAGTAACTTTCCGACCAGATGTCATTGTTTTTGGTGGTGGTGTCATGGCACAGGAGCACATGTTACATCGTGTTCGTGAAAAATTTACCTCTCTTTTGAAGGGGTATTTGCCAGTGCCAGATGTGCACGATTATATTGTCACTCCAGCTGTGGCTGGCAATGGTTCAGCGACACTTGGAAACTTTGTCCTTGCAAAAGAAGTGGCAGACAAACTCGCCGATAAGAAATAA
- a CDS encoding peptide deformylase, whose product MIRPIVKDPLFLQQISQPATQADLTLANDLVDTLEAHKDACVGLAANMIGVQKRVIVIRLGLFPLVLFNPVLKDKKGPYQAEEGCLSLAGTRTTTRYREIVVAYYDRHWQKQEITLTDFPAQICQHELDHLEGILI is encoded by the coding sequence ATGATTCGTCCGATTGTGAAAGATCCTCTATTTTTGCAACAAATCTCTCAACCAGCGACACAGGCAGATCTCACGCTGGCAAATGACTTGGTGGATACTTTGGAGGCACATAAAGATGCGTGTGTAGGACTTGCGGCCAATATGATTGGCGTTCAAAAACGGGTCATTGTCATCCGTTTGGGTCTATTCCCTTTAGTCTTATTTAATCCTGTTCTCAAGGATAAAAAAGGGCCTTATCAGGCAGAGGAAGGCTGTTTGTCCTTGGCGGGTACGCGTACTACCACACGCTATCGGGAAATTGTGGTGGCTTACTATGACCGTCATTGGCAGAAACAGGAAATAACCCTGACCGATTTTCCAGCACAAATTTGTCAGCATGAGCTGGATCATTTAGAAGGAATTTTGATTTAA
- a CDS encoding MarR family winged helix-turn-helix transcriptional regulator, with the protein MTTDPLQEFKQLSHKMGTVFHTLAKEYDMNLLAGPQGHVLHYLALHDQEEIFIKDIEQKMKISKSVASNLIKRMEKNGFVVVEPSTIDKRKKIVRLSDSAREKSKRMGDFWAELRKQLVEGIAEEDLQILSKVIRQLHQNLEKIEQKEKE; encoded by the coding sequence ATGACAACAGATCCACTTCAGGAGTTTAAGCAACTGTCTCATAAAATGGGGACGGTTTTTCATACCCTTGCTAAGGAATATGATATGAATCTATTAGCTGGACCGCAAGGGCATGTCTTGCATTATTTGGCCCTGCATGACCAAGAGGAAATCTTTATCAAGGATATTGAACAAAAGATGAAGATTTCAAAATCTGTAGCTAGTAATCTCATCAAGCGTATGGAGAAAAACGGCTTTGTCGTTGTCGAGCCGTCAACGATTGATAAGCGAAAGAAAATTGTACGGCTGTCGGATTCAGCTCGAGAAAAAAGTAAGCGTATGGGAGATTTTTGGGCGGAGTTGCGCAAACAGTTGGTCGAAGGAATTGCAGAAGAAGATTTACAAATTCTCTCTAAAGTCATTCGACAACTCCATCAAAACTTAGAGAAGATTGAACAAAAGGAGAAAGAATGA
- a CDS encoding ABC transporter ATP-binding protein, which yields MSKLFKRLNRKEWLMILASIAFVCLTVWLELEVPSYMSEITKLLQLPDTTTSDLWEPGLKMLGLSLASFASSVMVGFMASRLAAGFTTRLRKDIFHRVLDYSDAEIKRFSIPSLLTRTTNDLTQIQLLFTMGLQVATRGPIMAIWALSKIVGKSNHWLWAVLVAVLINLIMMVSLVTLAFPKQTIVQRLTDKLNSITRESLSGIRVVRAYNAEAYQNEKFAQANQELTGINLFVSRMMALMQPVMMTISSGLSLAIYWIGAYLINEAELMDKLPIFSDMVVFMSYAMQVVMGFMMMSALFIILPRVLVSTKRINEVLELTSSITSPQVSQVGQENVDQIVFENVTFRYSDTSEAVIEQINFTAKAGDTVAFIGSTGSGKSTLVNLLPRFYDASEGRILLDGVDVRDYSEADLHAKVGYIPQKAVLFSGDIRSNIDFGESKESPLSDQAIWEALDLAQAKSFVEEKEDGLSSHVAQSGSNFSGGQRQRLAIARALARKPEILIFDDSFSALDYRTDRTLREELAKRTAGMTKLIVAQRISTIMDADQILVLDNGKVVGQGTHKELLAQNEVYQEIAYSQLSKEELENGK from the coding sequence ATGAGTAAACTATTTAAACGCTTAAATAGAAAAGAGTGGTTGATGATTTTGGCCAGTATTGCTTTTGTGTGCTTGACCGTCTGGTTGGAATTAGAAGTGCCGAGCTATATGTCAGAAATCACCAAACTTTTGCAATTACCAGATACGACTACTTCGGACCTCTGGGAACCGGGCTTAAAAATGTTGGGTTTGTCCTTGGCTAGCTTTGCCAGTTCAGTCATGGTGGGCTTTATGGCTTCGCGTTTAGCAGCAGGATTTACAACCCGTTTGCGGAAGGATATTTTCCACCGTGTCTTGGATTATTCAGATGCAGAAATCAAGCGGTTTAGCATTCCTAGTTTACTGACACGGACAACGAATGACCTTACCCAGATTCAGCTTCTATTTACCATGGGCTTGCAGGTGGCGACTCGTGGGCCGATTATGGCGATTTGGGCCTTGAGCAAGATTGTTGGGAAATCCAATCATTGGTTGTGGGCAGTGCTTGTGGCAGTTTTGATCAATCTTATCATGATGGTCTCGCTTGTTACTCTCGCTTTTCCCAAGCAGACAATCGTTCAAAGATTAACGGATAAGCTCAATAGTATTACTCGCGAAAGTTTATCTGGTATTCGGGTTGTCCGTGCTTACAATGCTGAAGCCTATCAGAATGAAAAATTTGCTCAAGCAAATCAGGAGTTGACAGGGATCAATCTATTTGTCAGTCGAATGATGGCTCTCATGCAACCTGTTATGATGACAATTTCGAGTGGCTTGAGTTTGGCTATTTATTGGATTGGAGCCTATCTTATCAATGAAGCAGAGTTGATGGACAAATTGCCTATTTTTAGCGATATGGTCGTTTTTATGTCCTATGCCATGCAGGTTGTCATGGGCTTTATGATGATGAGTGCCTTGTTTATCATTTTGCCTCGTGTCTTGGTATCGACCAAGCGGATTAACGAGGTCTTGGAGTTGACATCTTCCATTACTTCGCCTCAAGTGTCGCAAGTGGGACAAGAAAATGTAGACCAAATTGTCTTTGAAAATGTAACCTTCCGCTATTCTGATACGTCAGAGGCGGTTATTGAGCAGATTAACTTTACCGCCAAAGCAGGTGATACGGTGGCCTTCATTGGCTCAACAGGTTCTGGAAAATCAACCTTAGTCAATCTGCTTCCACGTTTTTATGATGCGAGTGAGGGGCGGATTCTGCTCGACGGCGTTGATGTGAGAGACTACAGTGAGGCGGATTTGCATGCCAAAGTCGGCTATATTCCGCAAAAAGCTGTTTTATTCTCAGGGGATATCCGTAGTAATATCGACTTTGGGGAAAGCAAGGAAAGTCCACTCAGTGATCAAGCGATTTGGGAGGCCTTGGATTTGGCACAGGCCAAAAGCTTTGTTGAGGAAAAAGAAGATGGTCTTTCTTCCCACGTTGCCCAGTCTGGAAGCAATTTCTCAGGTGGTCAGCGTCAGCGCTTAGCTATTGCTCGTGCCCTTGCTCGTAAGCCTGAAATCTTGATTTTTGATGACTCCTTCTCAGCACTGGACTATCGGACGGATCGTACTCTTCGGGAGGAACTCGCAAAGCGTACTGCTGGTATGACCAAGTTGATTGTTGCACAGCGGATTTCAACGATTATGGATGCGGATCAAATCTTGGTGCTTGACAACGGAAAAGTAGTCGGTCAAGGAACCCATAAAGAATTACTTGCACAGAACGAAGTGTATCAAGAAATTGCTTACTCACAATTATCGAAGGAGGAATTGGAAAATGGAAAATAA
- a CDS encoding ABC transporter ATP-binding protein, whose translation MENKQTSLLNQMKPYTKGFQVPFVVAVIGAIISSIITVIGPDKLSEITDLITKGLMTGIDTDKVSEIAMTLAILYGIGAVVNYAQAFTISTIVQHFSKRLRTAIAEKINKLPLRYFDSHSQGDTLSRVTNDVDTASQSLNQSLGTVLSSSILLVAALIMMFKTNVTLSFVTIASVLFGFVFVGIIMGRAKGFFKSQQTNLANVNGYVEEMYSGHSVVASYHAGRTVKGQFEMLNQALYGSMWKSQFISGIMMPMMMFIGNFGYVMVVVTGAALTLNGHATMGTIVAFMVYVRIFSQPLSQIAQGLTVLQSASAAMGRVFEFLGEPEMEVDSYKGQQLRAVKGDVTFEHVSFGYSADKTIIHDFSATAKAGQKIAIVGPTGAGKTTIVNLLMKFYDIDQGRILIDGIDTKNMKRSEVHDAFSMVLQDTWLFEGTIKENLIYNQSHVSDEAVIEAAKAVGVHHFIMTLPKGYDTLLDDTVTLSVGQKQLLTIARALLKNAPLLILDEATSSVDTRTEELIQKAMDKLMEGRTSFVIAHRLSTIRNADLILVMKDGNIIEQGNHDALMAQNGFYANLYNSQFVEE comes from the coding sequence ATGGAAAATAAACAAACTTCTTTATTGAACCAGATGAAGCCCTATACCAAAGGATTCCAAGTTCCTTTTGTCGTTGCGGTGATTGGAGCGATTATCTCAAGCATTATCACGGTAATTGGTCCTGATAAACTTAGCGAGATTACAGACTTGATTACCAAGGGCTTGATGACGGGAATTGATACGGATAAGGTGTCAGAAATTGCAATGACCCTAGCTATTTTGTACGGAATTGGAGCGGTGGTTAACTACGCTCAAGCCTTTACCATTTCAACAATTGTTCAGCATTTTTCAAAACGGTTGCGGACGGCGATTGCAGAAAAAATCAATAAGCTTCCTCTCCGTTATTTTGATAGTCATTCGCAAGGGGATACCTTATCTCGTGTCACCAATGATGTGGATACGGCTAGCCAATCCCTCAACCAAAGTTTGGGGACGGTTCTTTCTTCTAGTATTCTCTTGGTAGCAGCCCTCATTATGATGTTTAAAACCAATGTGACCTTATCCTTTGTCACCATTGCTTCTGTCTTGTTTGGCTTTGTCTTTGTTGGTATTATCATGGGGCGTGCAAAGGGCTTCTTCAAAAGTCAGCAGACCAATCTTGCTAATGTAAATGGCTATGTAGAAGAAATGTACTCTGGACATTCGGTGGTTGCTAGCTATCATGCGGGTCGTACTGTAAAAGGGCAGTTTGAAATGCTCAACCAAGCACTCTACGGCAGCATGTGGAAATCTCAGTTTATTTCTGGGATTATGATGCCCATGATGATGTTTATTGGGAACTTTGGTTATGTCATGGTTGTGGTAACAGGAGCAGCCTTGACACTAAATGGTCATGCAACCATGGGAACGATTGTGGCCTTTATGGTCTATGTCCGGATTTTCTCTCAGCCTCTTTCTCAGATTGCCCAAGGTTTGACAGTCTTACAATCAGCTAGCGCTGCGATGGGTCGTGTGTTTGAATTCTTGGGTGAGCCTGAAATGGAGGTGGACAGTTATAAGGGACAACAGCTCAGGGCAGTAAAAGGCGATGTCACATTTGAGCACGTTTCGTTTGGCTATTCTGCTGATAAGACCATTATCCATGACTTCTCCGCAACAGCTAAGGCTGGGCAAAAAATTGCCATTGTGGGACCAACAGGAGCTGGAAAGACGACCATTGTCAATCTCTTGATGAAGTTCTATGACATTGATCAAGGCCGTATTTTGATTGACGGGATTGATACCAAAAATATGAAACGTTCTGAAGTTCATGATGCCTTTAGTATGGTCTTGCAAGATACCTGGCTCTTTGAGGGAACGATTAAGGAAAATCTGATTTACAACCAAAGCCATGTTTCAGATGAAGCGGTTATCGAAGCAGCCAAAGCAGTCGGAGTTCACCATTTTATCATGACCTTGCCGAAAGGCTACGATACCCTGCTAGATGATACGGTAACCTTATCTGTTGGGCAAAAACAGTTGCTAACCATTGCACGTGCCTTGTTGAAAAATGCTCCCCTTCTGATCCTTGATGAGGCAACCAGCTCTGTTGATACACGGACAGAGGAATTGATTCAGAAGGCAATGGATAAACTGATGGAAGGCCGTACGTCCTTTGTCATCGCTCACCGTCTATCCACTATCCGAAATGCGGATCTCATCTTAGTCATGAAAGACGGCAATATCATTGAACAAGGCAATCATGATGCTCTGATGGCACAAAATGGATTCTATGCCAACCTTTACAACAGCCAGTTTGTCGAGGAGTAG